From Halobacillus sp. Marseille-Q1614, the proteins below share one genomic window:
- a CDS encoding BsuPI-related putative proteinase inhibitor, with protein MKKWLPFMASLLVVFLVACSSSDENSEGEDNMENDKSSNEETNPENIVSLIEQLTFDGQAHQSENGISFDFFITNDSEKPITLGFSSSQKYEIILKNEAGEEVYRYSKDQMFAQQLTTEELEPRGQLAASETIEEDLPPGEYEATMSFLVKTVNDQPLNTKPFVITDTVTIGGEGGEESSPHQGENADASSAEPQYGEVFREMTMSGENGQYSVSGEANVNKGEFYYTIDDGHNIFVEDEPVKVDDPQAEWSPFSLEIELNPDKLPDSGALVMTIYEKDENGEPVNMNYVPLENFDA; from the coding sequence ATGAAGAAATGGCTTCCTTTTATGGCGAGCTTACTGGTGGTTTTCCTAGTCGCTTGTTCAAGTTCAGACGAGAATTCGGAAGGAGAAGACAATATGGAAAACGATAAAAGCTCCAATGAAGAGACGAATCCAGAGAATATTGTTTCACTTATTGAACAGCTGACTTTTGATGGACAGGCTCATCAGAGTGAAAATGGCATCAGCTTTGATTTTTTCATTACGAATGATTCAGAAAAACCAATTACTTTAGGTTTCAGTTCAAGTCAGAAATATGAAATTATTCTTAAAAACGAGGCAGGCGAAGAAGTTTACAGGTATTCAAAGGATCAGATGTTTGCCCAGCAGCTGACGACCGAAGAACTGGAGCCGAGAGGCCAGCTGGCTGCCAGTGAAACGATAGAAGAAGACCTTCCGCCGGGTGAATATGAGGCTACGATGTCCTTTTTAGTAAAAACCGTTAATGATCAGCCGTTAAATACAAAACCATTTGTAATAACAGATACGGTAACTATTGGCGGTGAAGGAGGAGAAGAATCTTCTCCACACCAGGGAGAGAATGCAGATGCTTCTTCCGCTGAACCTCAATATGGAGAAGTGTTCCGAGAAATGACGATGTCAGGGGAAAATGGCCAATATTCCGTTTCAGGGGAAGCTAACGTGAACAAGGGTGAGTTTTACTATACAATTGACGACGGCCATAATATTTTTGTGGAAGATGAGCCAGTAAAGGTAGACGATCCGCAAGCTGAGTGGTCGCCATTCAGCTTAGAGATTGAACTTAATCCGGACAAACTGCCGGACTCAGGGGCGCTCGTTATGACGATTTATGAAAAAGACGAGAACGGAGAGCCGGTTAATATGAACTATGTCCCGCTTGAGAACTTCGACGCGTAA
- a CDS encoding alpha/beta fold hydrolase: MIVIYRESFKNIPTLVLADSAKADQPLPVFTYFHGFTSAKEHNLAQAYLLAQKGYRVVLPDSLHHGDRDDNLSRQDLSFKFWEIVYQNLKDIQDIKDELDQRNLILDRRFGIGGTSMGGVTTAAAVTMYPWIQAGAVMMGSPKPVEFAKKLIQDVEQTGIQLPIPPDELEELYQSLASIDLSLNAHKVKEKPLFFWHGDADPVVPFEHSYDFYNEIVSQYRNPENIRFLRETGAGHKVSRFAILEMVNWIEIVL, encoded by the coding sequence ATGATAGTCATATATAGGGAATCATTTAAAAATATTCCAACCTTAGTCTTAGCAGATTCTGCAAAAGCTGATCAACCGCTGCCGGTTTTTACATATTTTCACGGCTTTACGTCAGCGAAAGAACATAATTTGGCACAGGCCTATTTATTAGCACAAAAAGGCTATCGGGTCGTCTTACCAGATAGCTTGCACCATGGAGACCGGGATGATAACTTATCACGGCAAGATTTAAGTTTTAAATTTTGGGAAATCGTGTATCAGAATTTAAAAGATATCCAAGATATAAAAGACGAGCTTGATCAGCGTAACTTAATATTAGACCGTCGTTTTGGTATTGGCGGAACTTCCATGGGTGGAGTGACTACAGCTGCAGCGGTTACGATGTATCCCTGGATTCAGGCAGGAGCCGTGATGATGGGATCGCCAAAGCCGGTTGAGTTTGCCAAAAAGCTGATTCAGGACGTGGAGCAGACAGGGATCCAGCTGCCAATTCCGCCTGACGAGCTTGAGGAGCTCTATCAGTCACTGGCGAGCATCGATTTGTCACTTAACGCACATAAGGTCAAAGAAAAGCCGCTGTTTTTCTGGCATGGGGACGCCGACCCAGTTGTACCGTTTGAGCATTCATATGATTTTTACAATGAAATTGTGTCACAATACAGAAATCCTGAAAATATCCGCTTCCTCCGTGAAACAGGAGCGGGACACAAAGTCAGCCGTTTTGCTATACTAGAAATGGTTAATTGGATAGAGATTGTACTTTAA
- a CDS encoding DUF3813 domain-containing protein has product MNSLFENARNAINRMTQNRERGHQPSQEDIQAAKQAIQSAYSQCSQEEKQELQQLERKLDAEHNQLR; this is encoded by the coding sequence GTGAATTCTCTATTTGAAAATGCGCGTAATGCTATTAATCGTATGACACAGAACCGCGAACGCGGTCATCAGCCAAGTCAAGAAGACATACAAGCTGCTAAGCAAGCGATTCAATCTGCATATAGCCAGTGCTCTCAAGAAGAGAAGCAAGAGCTACAGCAATTAGAACGTAAGCTTGATGCTGAACACAACCAACTACGGTAA
- a CDS encoding DegV family protein: MNVKIVSDSACDLPTETLHKLNVYCLPLGVTIGGEEFEDGKTITPDQVYSLMRDGEAPKTSQVSPQAFRDAFTSFARENQPFIYFALSSELSGTYQTAKMIEQEVKEDFPDAHFEVIDTKAVSMGYGLIVMRAAELAAAGKGFDEILEIGQYLGNHMEHIFTVDDLEYLYRGGRVSKSAAFVGSLLRIKPLLHVEDGKLIPLEKIRGAKKVLKRMVEVMKERGSSLDQQRIAISHGDDLENAEKLADLIREEFGTKQIEIEMVGSVIGAHAGPGTIALFFLNQPPK; this comes from the coding sequence ATGAACGTAAAAATTGTAAGTGATTCCGCCTGTGATCTGCCCACTGAAACGCTACATAAATTAAATGTCTACTGCCTGCCTCTTGGTGTTACGATAGGCGGCGAAGAATTTGAAGATGGAAAGACGATTACTCCCGACCAGGTCTACTCTTTAATGAGAGACGGCGAAGCCCCTAAGACGTCGCAAGTTTCCCCGCAGGCGTTTCGCGATGCTTTTACATCGTTTGCCAGAGAAAATCAGCCTTTTATTTACTTTGCCTTATCTTCCGAGCTTTCAGGAACCTATCAGACCGCTAAAATGATCGAACAGGAAGTAAAAGAGGATTTCCCGGACGCTCATTTTGAAGTCATTGATACAAAAGCAGTCTCAATGGGATATGGCCTTATTGTCATGCGTGCAGCTGAACTGGCTGCGGCCGGTAAAGGCTTTGATGAAATTCTAGAAATCGGCCAATATCTTGGAAATCATATGGAGCACATCTTTACTGTCGATGATTTAGAGTACCTTTACCGGGGAGGGCGTGTAAGTAAATCAGCCGCCTTTGTCGGCAGCCTCTTAAGAATAAAGCCACTTTTACATGTGGAGGATGGAAAACTCATCCCCCTTGAAAAAATTAGAGGCGCTAAAAAAGTATTAAAGCGCATGGTCGAAGTCATGAAGGAACGTGGTTCGTCTCTTGACCAGCAGCGTATAGCCATCAGCCATGGCGATGACTTGGAAAACGCTGAAAAGCTGGCAGATTTAATCCGGGAAGAATTCGGAACAAAGCAGATCGAGATTGAAATGGTCGGTTCTGTCATCGGTGCCCACGCCGGTCCTGGAACCATTGCCCTCTTCTTTTTAAACCAGCCTCCAAAATAA
- a CDS encoding YitT family protein: MFSFEVKRILIVVFGAVLNALSLNLFLIEANVYASGFTGVAQLLTSIFQDFLNIQGVSTGLILFILNIPVAILGWFKVGKGFTIYSALSVAFTTLFLELIPIQQLSEDIILNAVFGGVIGGLGVGITLKWGASTGGLDIIAMILSRLKDRPIGIYFLIINSVIIAFAGILYLPENALYTLLTLYVTTRVIDAIHTRHEKLTAMIITTKAPDLEKAIHARMVRGITTLPAKGAFTQQDKNMLVMVITRYELYDLQHIISEVDPQAFTNIIQTTGIFGLFRKDDK, from the coding sequence ATGTTTTCATTTGAGGTTAAGAGAATATTAATAGTTGTTTTTGGGGCGGTCCTGAATGCTCTTTCACTGAACCTGTTTTTAATAGAAGCCAATGTATACGCCAGCGGATTTACTGGGGTTGCACAGCTTCTTACTAGTATCTTTCAAGATTTCTTAAATATTCAGGGTGTAAGTACAGGTCTTATTTTATTCATACTTAATATTCCAGTTGCTATACTCGGCTGGTTCAAAGTCGGTAAAGGATTTACGATTTACAGTGCTCTATCTGTTGCATTTACGACATTATTCCTGGAATTGATTCCTATTCAGCAGCTGTCCGAAGATATTATATTAAATGCAGTTTTCGGTGGAGTCATTGGTGGATTAGGTGTTGGAATAACGCTTAAATGGGGTGCTTCTACAGGCGGCCTGGATATTATCGCGATGATTCTATCCCGCTTAAAAGACCGTCCGATCGGAATTTATTTCTTAATTATTAACAGTGTGATTATTGCATTTGCCGGTATTTTATATCTGCCGGAGAACGCTTTGTACACGTTATTAACTCTTTACGTTACGACTAGAGTCATTGATGCGATTCATACACGTCACGAGAAACTGACAGCTATGATCATTACAACAAAAGCACCCGACCTGGAAAAGGCAATCCATGCCCGGATGGTGCGCGGGATTACAACGCTTCCTGCTAAAGGAGCTTTTACTCAGCAGGATAAAAACATGCTTGTGATGGTTATTACCCGTTATGAACTTTATGATTTGCAGCATATTATCTCTGAAGTAGATCCGCAGGCCTTTACGAATATTATTCAGACCACCGGCATATTTGGCCTGTTTAGAAAAGATGACAAGTAA
- a CDS encoding peptidoglycan-binding protein produces the protein MVKEYNALASTVPTFISLREGSRGERVTKLQTDLAALEFYKGKVDGIFGPVTKTAVTNFQRSAKLTANGICDAKTAGALENALRNKQNRDVLQRGDSGDGVRKIQEQLVSLGYNPGTVDSIFGPRTETAVRQFQGKRKISVDGKVSPVTIRELDAALREKISQNPKPTPPVQGPTPKNLYRVQIGAFNDRNNAERLKNEAIKKGLPATIIIEPLD, from the coding sequence GTGGTCAAAGAATATAATGCGCTCGCAAGCACAGTCCCGACTTTTATTTCCCTCCGTGAAGGATCTAGGGGCGAGCGTGTCACGAAGCTGCAGACAGATCTGGCTGCTTTAGAATTTTATAAAGGCAAAGTTGACGGTATCTTCGGTCCAGTGACGAAAACAGCGGTAACTAACTTCCAAAGGTCGGCTAAGCTTACAGCTAACGGAATTTGCGACGCTAAAACCGCCGGTGCTCTTGAAAATGCCTTAAGAAATAAGCAGAACAGAGATGTTCTTCAAAGGGGAGACAGTGGAGACGGTGTCCGTAAAATACAAGAACAGCTCGTTTCACTCGGCTATAATCCAGGGACAGTGGATAGCATTTTCGGCCCAAGAACAGAGACAGCTGTCCGGCAATTCCAGGGAAAACGTAAGATTTCAGTGGACGGAAAAGTCAGTCCTGTGACGATAAGGGAGCTTGATGCCGCTCTGAGAGAAAAAATCAGCCAGAATCCTAAACCGACTCCTCCAGTACAAGGACCAACTCCGAAGAACCTTTATCGAGTACAAATTGGAGCATTTAATGATCGAAACAACGCAGAAAGGTTAAAAAACGAAGCGATTAAAAAAGGTCTTCCTGCAACCATTATTATTGAACCGCTGGACTAA
- a CDS encoding Cof-type HAD-IIB family hydrolase translates to MKKQHLIALDLDGTLLTDDKEIHAETKEVVRDAMANGHIVCIATGRPHRASINFYNELELETPMVNFNGALIHHPKDNRWDVLHSPLSIRTAHKIIHKCHELGVKNILAEVKDHVYLDQHDDEIMEIFHTQDDNPVTVGRLQANLKVDPTSILIHPEEEKIKALREELDVHAELIDHRKWGAPWHVIEIVRAGMNKAVGLKKIAHYYNIPQSRIIAFGDEDNDFEMIEYAGVGVAMGNAINELKDLANHVTDTNENNGIGEFLTDFLKLNRKAM, encoded by the coding sequence ATGAAAAAACAACATTTAATAGCACTCGACCTGGATGGTACGCTGCTGACAGATGATAAAGAAATTCACGCAGAGACGAAAGAAGTTGTCAGAGACGCGATGGCAAATGGCCATATCGTCTGTATAGCTACCGGACGCCCTCACAGGGCAAGCATTAATTTTTATAACGAGCTGGAGCTTGAGACTCCAATGGTGAACTTCAACGGGGCTCTCATTCACCACCCGAAAGACAACCGCTGGGATGTTCTGCACTCCCCTCTCTCCATCCGCACAGCTCATAAGATTATTCACAAGTGCCATGAACTGGGCGTTAAAAATATTCTCGCTGAAGTGAAAGACCATGTCTATTTAGATCAGCATGACGATGAGATTATGGAGATTTTCCATACGCAAGACGATAATCCGGTCACTGTAGGACGCCTTCAGGCCAACTTAAAGGTTGATCCTACCTCCATCCTGATTCATCCAGAAGAAGAAAAGATTAAGGCACTGCGCGAAGAATTAGATGTGCATGCTGAATTAATCGATCACCGTAAATGGGGAGCTCCCTGGCACGTAATAGAGATTGTCAGAGCTGGCATGAATAAAGCGGTCGGTTTGAAGAAAATTGCCCACTACTATAATATCCCGCAAAGCCGGATCATTGCTTTTGGCGATGAAGATAATGACTTTGAAATGATTGAATACGCCGGTGTAGGGGTTGCGATGGGAAATGCGATTAACGAACTGAAGGATTTAGCCAACCATGTAACTGACACAAACGAAAACAATGGAATCGGCGAGTTTTTAACCGATTTTTTAAAATTAAACAGGAAAGCCATGTAA
- a CDS encoding metal-sulfur cluster assembly factor: MDTALEENIMGALENVIDPELGIDIVNLGLVYGADIDEDGNTTVTMTLTAMGCPLAGHIEQDVKRVLADLPEVNEVNVNIVWNPPWTKDRMSRYAKIALGIPD; encoded by the coding sequence ATGGATACAGCGCTTGAAGAAAATATCATGGGCGCCCTTGAGAATGTAATTGACCCTGAATTAGGTATTGATATCGTGAATTTAGGTCTCGTTTATGGTGCAGATATAGACGAAGATGGCAATACTACAGTGACAATGACATTGACAGCAATGGGGTGTCCATTAGCTGGGCATATTGAACAGGACGTAAAGCGTGTACTTGCTGACCTCCCTGAGGTTAACGAAGTAAACGTTAATATTGTTTGGAATCCACCATGGACGAAAGACCGCATGAGCCGTTATGCGAAAATCGCTCTTGGTATTCCGGATTGA
- a CDS encoding LacI family DNA-binding transcriptional regulator, with product MGVTIKDVAKAAGVAPSTVSRVIADSPRISPATKRKVKKIMKDMGYHPNANARNLASRSTQSLGIVMPFSADKSLQNPFFPEVLRGISSIAHKQNYSISISTGETDQEMLEGVERMVYGNWVDGVILLYSQVNDPVLQFLIEKDFPFVIIGKPTERTDEITHVDNNNIQSGSEITKHLIDLGHERIAFIGGSLDLMVTVDRLKGYQEALEAASLPFLEEYRVHTEFLKSGGRQAVHQLFRLPEPPTGLVIADDLMAVGVIHMLEELGLMVPEDVSIVSFNNVYLSEITRPPLTTVDIKIFELGYQAARCLIEKVKHKEEPAKRIIVPYSVEHRLSTQKRENIKEQA from the coding sequence ATGGGAGTAACAATTAAAGACGTGGCGAAAGCGGCCGGTGTCGCCCCCTCTACGGTGTCCCGAGTCATAGCGGACAGTCCGCGCATCAGCCCGGCAACTAAACGAAAAGTTAAAAAGATTATGAAGGATATGGGCTACCACCCAAACGCCAATGCGAGAAATTTAGCAAGCCGGTCGACGCAATCTCTAGGGATTGTGATGCCTTTTAGTGCAGATAAATCTCTGCAGAATCCATTCTTCCCTGAAGTGCTGCGAGGAATCAGCTCCATTGCGCATAAGCAGAACTATTCAATCTCCATCTCTACAGGAGAAACAGATCAAGAGATGTTAGAAGGCGTTGAACGGATGGTCTACGGAAATTGGGTCGATGGTGTCATTTTGCTCTATTCCCAAGTAAACGATCCGGTTCTTCAGTTCCTCATCGAAAAGGATTTTCCATTTGTAATTATCGGGAAGCCGACAGAGCGGACTGATGAAATTACGCATGTAGATAACAATAATATCCAAAGCGGAAGCGAGATTACGAAACACTTAATCGATTTAGGCCATGAACGGATTGCTTTTATCGGCGGTTCTCTTGATTTGATGGTGACCGTCGACCGGCTAAAAGGTTATCAGGAAGCTTTAGAAGCAGCGTCGCTTCCTTTTTTAGAAGAATATCGCGTTCATACCGAATTTCTAAAATCGGGAGGGAGGCAAGCGGTCCATCAGCTGTTTCGCCTGCCTGAACCGCCGACTGGTTTAGTCATTGCAGATGATCTGATGGCGGTTGGGGTCATTCATATGCTTGAGGAATTAGGACTGATGGTTCCAGAGGACGTATCAATCGTCAGCTTTAATAATGTCTATCTTTCTGAAATTACAAGGCCGCCGCTAACGACGGTCGACATCAAAATTTTTGAATTAGGCTATCAAGCAGCGAGGTGCTTAATTGAAAAAGTGAAACATAAAGAAGAGCCGGCGAAACGTATTATTGTCCCTTATTCAGTCGAACATCGGTTGTCGACCCAAAAAAGAGAGAATATAAAAGAACAAGCCTGA
- a CDS encoding S8 family peptidase: MFGYSMIKMVRSHAVKIDHPLRNLLVGSYKPFKWVPCFMHNMLEGWIKSRKKIEVVIEFDKNSPSFMDAAQEVVTVSASHKKCRVHKMFAPVSCISAHVTPKGLEDILNNCSCVKRVYLNRDVHAFLDVAIPSARAANIVQNKTNLTGRGVNIAVIDTGIYPHQDLEERIIDFADFVNDRTDPYDDNGHGTHCAGDAASSGFASDGKYRGPAPEANLIGVKVLNKMGAGSLVSMMEGLDWCIQYNEDPNNTSKIDIISMSLGTTAGSYTSENDDPMVQYVELAWESGIVVVVAAGNEGPDAQTIASPGISDRVITVGALDDRNTPDTRDDDDVAGFSSRGPTLYGVAKPDILAPGVNIISLRSPNSYLDKLQKSSRVDTHYLTLSGTSMATPIIAGIVALMLEANPELTPDEVKQALINGADLWQDRENNIYGAGYVNAERSIGLISK; the protein is encoded by the coding sequence ATGTTTGGTTATTCTATGATTAAAATGGTGCGCAGCCACGCGGTTAAAATAGATCATCCTCTTAGAAATTTACTTGTGGGAAGCTATAAACCGTTTAAATGGGTGCCTTGTTTTATGCACAACATGCTTGAAGGCTGGATCAAGAGCAGAAAGAAAATCGAAGTAGTGATTGAATTCGATAAAAACTCTCCTTCTTTTATGGACGCAGCGCAGGAAGTCGTGACCGTAAGTGCCAGCCATAAGAAATGCAGGGTGCATAAGATGTTTGCTCCAGTTTCCTGTATTAGTGCCCACGTGACTCCTAAAGGGCTTGAGGATATCTTAAACAACTGCAGCTGTGTCAAAAGGGTGTATTTAAACAGAGATGTTCATGCTTTCTTGGATGTGGCGATTCCTTCTGCCCGTGCAGCTAACATTGTTCAAAATAAAACGAACCTTACCGGAAGAGGGGTAAACATTGCCGTAATCGATACCGGGATCTATCCGCATCAGGACCTGGAAGAGAGAATTATTGATTTTGCTGATTTTGTTAACGATCGAACAGATCCCTATGACGATAATGGGCATGGAACCCACTGTGCCGGAGATGCGGCCAGCAGCGGATTTGCTTCTGATGGAAAATATAGAGGACCTGCACCTGAAGCCAATCTTATTGGCGTAAAGGTACTTAATAAAATGGGGGCCGGCTCTCTCGTATCTATGATGGAAGGACTGGATTGGTGTATTCAGTATAACGAGGATCCAAATAACACGTCTAAAATAGACATTATCAGTATGTCGTTAGGAACAACTGCCGGATCATATACCAGTGAAAATGACGATCCTATGGTTCAGTATGTCGAATTAGCCTGGGAAAGCGGCATTGTCGTCGTGGTAGCAGCGGGGAACGAAGGCCCTGATGCCCAAACGATCGCAAGTCCGGGAATCAGCGACCGGGTCATTACGGTCGGGGCACTGGATGACCGTAATACGCCTGATACAAGAGACGATGATGATGTAGCCGGATTTTCGAGCCGTGGACCAACACTTTATGGGGTGGCGAAGCCGGATATTTTAGCGCCGGGAGTGAACATCATTTCCTTACGATCTCCGAATTCCTACTTAGATAAGCTGCAGAAATCAAGCCGAGTGGATACTCATTATTTAACTTTATCGGGGACATCTATGGCTACTCCGATCATAGCCGGCATCGTGGCGCTTATGCTTGAAGCCAATCCTGAATTAACACCCGATGAAGTAAAACAGGCTCTGATAAATGGAGCGGACCTGTGGCAGGACCGTGAGAACAATATTTACGGAGCGGGTTACGTAAACGCCGAAAGATCGATCGGCCTTATTTCAAAATAG
- a CDS encoding HAD family hydrolase, producing MIEDARSLIFDLDGTLYEDTDHFEFYAHLLKQKLPADKQGLFQTDYEKVLQGLHPLTIGTAYDLRENVILTIDPYTNRAASVLNWEGEEWLDQQVQIKYPDPVEFDFEHIIAIGDGWWLPYSVAVHYGVSLEDCHKCYMQTKDYMVSDQFSLTHTHGLREALEEWKKDKTLILLTNSEEYDVQNLLSELGLKNMFHETITSAKKPALTLSHFKRILEGYNLLPEQAVSIGDNFMNEIAPALITDMKGILIQPTTVPYKHPNLQVVSTLREIIPQIKRSDSY from the coding sequence ATGATAGAAGATGCCAGAAGTTTAATTTTTGATTTAGACGGCACTTTATACGAAGACACTGACCATTTTGAGTTCTATGCTCATTTACTTAAACAAAAACTTCCAGCTGATAAGCAGGGACTTTTTCAAACCGACTATGAAAAAGTTCTTCAAGGCCTTCACCCTCTTACTATAGGAACAGCTTATGACCTGCGGGAAAATGTGATTCTAACCATTGATCCTTATACAAACAGGGCAGCCTCTGTTTTGAACTGGGAAGGAGAGGAGTGGCTGGATCAGCAAGTCCAGATTAAATATCCTGATCCCGTGGAATTTGATTTCGAACATATCATTGCGATTGGGGATGGATGGTGGCTTCCTTATTCGGTAGCCGTCCATTACGGTGTGTCTCTTGAGGACTGCCATAAATGCTATATGCAAACGAAAGATTATATGGTTTCTGATCAGTTCAGCCTCACTCATACACACGGACTAAGAGAAGCGCTTGAAGAATGGAAGAAGGATAAAACTTTAATCCTTTTAACGAATAGTGAGGAATATGATGTGCAAAATTTATTAAGTGAGCTTGGTTTAAAAAATATGTTTCACGAAACGATAACATCAGCCAAAAAGCCGGCCTTAACGCTGTCTCACTTCAAGCGTATCTTAGAGGGGTATAATCTGCTGCCAGAGCAGGCTGTCTCAATTGGCGATAATTTTATGAATGAAATAGCACCTGCGCTTATCACCGATATGAAAGGAATTCTTATTCAGCCGACGACAGTTCCCTATAAGCATCCGAACTTACAAGTGGTATCCACTCTTCGGGAAATAATTCCTCAAATAAAAAGATCAGACTCATATTGA
- a CDS encoding NifU N-terminal domain-containing protein translates to MAITVDETPNPNARKFTTDSLIFQGDGSVSVMPGQTSEYDIMNELMELKGVDNVFGFQNFITVNKLPDADWEALTPKVEEVLTNHGY, encoded by the coding sequence ATGGCGATTACTGTAGATGAAACACCAAATCCGAATGCACGTAAATTCACGACTGATTCTTTAATTTTCCAAGGAGACGGAAGTGTATCCGTAATGCCGGGTCAGACAAGTGAGTATGATATTATGAACGAATTAATGGAACTTAAAGGCGTAGACAACGTATTTGGCTTCCAGAACTTTATTACGGTTAATAAATTACCGGATGCCGACTGGGAAGCTTTGACTCCTAAAGTCGAAGAAGTCTTAACGAACCACGGATATTAA
- a CDS encoding alpha-amylase family glycosyl hydrolase yields MRRCYQFLMIIPFLLFCSFEKAEAAEKEERQWQDESMYYIMIDRFMNGDSGNDNNVDTENPEAYHGGDLQGVIKQLDYIKDMGFTSIVLSPIMENEESGFHGYWTEDYQAVEESFGTIEDAKRLVEEVHERDLKIVFDLVVSHTSRDHKWLQENEDWYLEDTSETDGPLSGLPELNTENPDVQNYFIETAEWWVEQTNVDGFQLQGTPSDEFVEEFSLALLEIDENAIVMAGAEADVENVSYTIPEFQENAAEAFNTPDTSLGNLYEPWVQIKQQGTSAYMANHYIDKPFSDRLTRLAVREGENPITRWKLALIHSFTYPGIPVTLYGTEIPLDEGKDMEYNQLMSFKGGNDEISQMIEKLNSIRNEFPVLTRGSYKELYNENGLIVYERKLEDQTMIIAINNATKTRATELKHLLDDRQLRGLIQDGMIRQSDDGSYRIAMERETSDIFIVEENAGFNWLFIGFVGGVLLLFVIAVIAISIRSKKNVTN; encoded by the coding sequence ATGAGAAGGTGCTATCAATTTCTCATGATCATTCCGTTTCTTCTTTTTTGCAGTTTTGAAAAAGCGGAAGCTGCTGAAAAAGAAGAACGACAATGGCAGGATGAAAGTATGTATTACATAATGATCGACCGCTTTATGAACGGCGATTCGGGGAATGATAATAATGTAGATACTGAAAATCCGGAGGCTTATCACGGAGGCGATTTGCAAGGTGTGATTAAGCAGCTCGATTATATAAAGGATATGGGATTTACTTCGATAGTTTTAAGTCCGATTATGGAGAACGAGGAAAGTGGTTTCCATGGCTATTGGACGGAGGACTATCAGGCCGTTGAAGAAAGCTTCGGTACGATCGAGGATGCGAAGCGGCTTGTGGAAGAAGTGCATGAACGAGATTTGAAGATTGTTTTTGATCTTGTCGTCAGCCATACAAGCAGAGATCATAAGTGGCTGCAGGAAAACGAGGACTGGTATTTAGAAGACACATCCGAAACGGACGGACCACTATCGGGGCTTCCTGAATTAAATACAGAAAACCCGGACGTGCAAAATTATTTTATTGAGACGGCTGAATGGTGGGTCGAGCAGACAAATGTTGACGGGTTCCAGCTGCAGGGGACTCCTAGTGATGAATTTGTGGAAGAGTTCAGCTTGGCATTGCTTGAAATAGATGAGAATGCGATCGTGATGGCTGGTGCAGAGGCGGATGTAGAAAATGTCAGCTATACAATTCCTGAATTTCAGGAAAATGCGGCAGAAGCTTTTAATACACCTGACACCAGTCTGGGCAATCTCTATGAACCGTGGGTGCAAATAAAGCAGCAAGGCACGTCTGCCTATATGGCCAACCATTATATTGACAAGCCGTTTTCAGACCGGCTGACACGCCTGGCAGTTAGAGAAGGAGAAAACCCGATCACCCGCTGGAAGCTGGCATTGATCCACTCGTTTACCTATCCGGGTATACCTGTTACTTTGTATGGTACAGAAATCCCTTTAGATGAAGGGAAAGACATGGAATACAATCAATTGATGAGCTTTAAAGGCGGAAATGATGAAATAAGCCAGATGATTGAAAAGCTGAACTCCATACGTAATGAATTTCCTGTCTTAACTCGGGGAAGTTATAAAGAGTTGTATAATGAAAATGGATTGATAGTTTATGAAAGGAAGCTTGAGGATCAGACGATGATCATAGCCATTAATAACGCAACAAAAACACGTGCGACGGAGCTCAAACATCTTTTGGATGATCGGCAGCTGCGCGGACTAATTCAGGATGGGATGATCAGGCAGTCTGATGACGGCAGCTATCGAATTGCAATGGAAAGAGAAACTAGTGACATATTTATAGTAGAAGAAAATGCAGGGTTTAACTGGCTGTTTATCGGATTTGTAGGAGGAGTGCTGCTTCTTTTTGTTATAGCTGTCATAGCCATAAGCATTAGGAGTAAAAAGAACGTGACAAATTGA